GGCATTCGCATTGAAGATGACGTACTGGTGACCGATCAAGGCCATCGCGTCCTGACAGCCGACCTACCCACCTCAGTCGCCGACCTGGAAGACTGGATGGCGGGCTGATCCCCCAAAGGATCCCCAAGAGGATCCCCAAGAAGATCCCCCAGAGGATCTTCCAAGACTAGCCAACCAGCCGACAATCTAGAAGCCCTATGATAGGCTTAGCCTGATCTCCGCCGGCGATCGCTGGTCTGGGGAGAGCATCGCCGGTTCCGATCCTTACACTGCCGTTTGACCCCCATGGCCCGCCGACCCCAACCATCCCAGGTTCCTCGCCGCCGTCCGGCCGCTGCACAGGAGCGGCGATCGCGACCCAAACCTGCCTATCTCACCCTGCCAGAATATCCCTGCTGTCGCCTCCCCAACCAGCCGCCCCAATATCCCTACTGTCCCTTACCAGAAGCAGCTCCGCGATCGCAGCCTCCCCGGCGTCCCTTTTCTTGGCGATCCCTAGGGCTGAATGTCTTAGTTTTGCTCTTGTTGTCCGGTATGGTGGCCGGCGTTGGGGGCGGTCTCTGGCTAGCGGCCGCCCTAATGTTTCATCCAGACTCGGTGACCTCGCGGGACTGGCTGAGGCGGTGGCTGCCGGAATCGGGCATGAATACCCACTCTCCTCAATCGGTGGCTGACATTGATGCGGATCTGCGCCAAGGCAATCGCTTCCTAGGCACGCCCTTAATGCTGCCGGCGGCCGATGGAGAGCCTGCGCCCTGGCTGGTGCCGGTCACCATTCCCCTGCCCCACTGCCAAAACCAAGGGAACCTGACCCTGACAGACTTAGGAGAGTCAGCGCTCCTGACCCGCGCCTGGCCCGACATCAATCGCTTGTCGCCCGACTGTCAACAGGTGGTTGAGTTGCGGCTCTACCGATCCCTGCCCACTGCTCCGGGGCGATCGCCTCGCTATGAGCTGCTGGATCAACTCTCCCTCGGCGGCACGCCGGAATTTCGAGTCGCGGAATTCTATCGACACTCGGCCCGCAGCACAGGATCCAATTCGGCACTGCCCTTCACCCAAGTCGAGTTTTTAGGCAACCGTCCCTTGGAGCCGACAGAAGCAGTTTGGTTGACCGTTCACGGCACTTGGTCGCGGGGCAGCAACCAAGCCAATCATGGGCAGGTGATTCAATACCTCCCCGATCGCCAAGAGTTGCAGACGTCCGTCTCTTGGGTCAGCCCTGAGATGAATCAACCCGAATGGCAGGATATTACGGGGGATGGCCGAGCCGAATTGGTGGTGAACAAAACCGTGGGCTTGGAGCCAGCCTTTGAGGTGTTTCGTCTCTTGCCGGGGCCCCAACTGCAAGCTGTTTCACTCCTAGACACCGCCTCCGACCATCCCGCCTACGAAAAGGCGATCGCCCTCGCCCAGGCCAAACTTTGGTCGCCGGCCTTAAACCAAATGCGGGTGGCTCAAACCGCAGAATCATCCCAAGGCACCTGGTCTAACGCCGCCCAAATCCAGCTTGAGGTGATCGATCTCCATGCCCAAGCTGCCCAAGCCCAGGCCAATCAAGTCTGGTCGAATGCGGGACAACAGTTAACCGCCCATCTGATCGACGGACAGTGGGCGATCGCCCTTGAGTTTTTGGATCAACAGGTCGCCGATCAGCGTTCTGATTTGCGACAGGCTCTAGCCGCCGGGGCGCTGTGGCAGCGGATCAATGCCGCTCTGCGCATTACCCCCGAGGATAACGATCTCCAGGTTTGGGCGGCTTTAACCCTAGCCGTACGCAGCGATCGCACGGCTGCCGTGACCTGGTGGCGCAGCCAAACCACCACCGAGCCTGTGGCTGCACCCGTTACTCCCGCCATGCTGCAAACCTTAGAAGCGGCTTTACCAACCGATCTGCGTCAGCGCCTCGATGCTCTCGATCGCCCCGCTCCCGCCATCACCCCTGCCGCTCCCACCACCACACCTGCACCCACTGCACCGCCATCGGCGACCCCTCGCCCCCAGCCCCAGTCATTGTTGGGTATAGCCCGTCCTATACTTCTGTCAGAGTGGGGTAGTGCCGTCCAGAGCTCTACGGGCGGTCAGACCTATGAAGTCGAGATCACTGCGATCCAGGCTGATCAGCAATGGCAGCGATCGCCCCTGAGTTTCCTCGATCTCTCCTCCGAGCAATGGCGCAGCCAGCTCGGTCTCCAAACCGCCCAATCTCTGCAGCTCCTGCATTGGAACAGCCCCACCTCCCTCAACAGCTTGTTTCAAGCACCCCAAACCAGTAGCGCCCAAGTGCTGGATGCCGTTGTGAGGGGCGATCGCCTCCTAGCCCTCATCGAGGGTAGCGGATCGTCTCGCACCTATGCCCTAGCAACCACGGCCCGCCTGCGTCCAGCTTCGGCTGAGATCTTGACTTGGAGCCAGGTACAGCAAACCCCCCAGGACAGCGATCGCCTCCGACAGGCACTGCAAACCCTCCTAGAGCAAGAAGGCTGGAGTGGGAATGGAGATAGCCTAGACAATGTTCTTGACCAGGGAGCGATCGCTCGGGTGACCCTAGATGACCAAACCAACGCCATGGTCTTGCGCTTGACGGCCAGCAACGTTAGCACCCTCCAGCCGCCGCTGACGGTGCCGGCCACCTATACGCTCATGGTGTCTGAGACGGATGTTTTGCTGTACCAAGAAGTGAGCGGCAAAACCCGAGAGATGCTGGTGGCGATCGCCCAGTTGGATGACGGTTCTCCAGTACTCGTGATTGACACCGGCCGTGACTATCAACTCCGCTTCTGGAACACCGAGTTTTTTAACTAATGTTAAGTTTTAAGGAGTTGTCCTCGACGGCCCTAGATGGGATAGCGCTGTCAGGCGGTGGTTCACCTTCGTTACCTTCGACATGATGCAATATCGGCGTTTTGGACGGACAAACCTGCAAATTCCGGTGTTTTCCTGTGGCGGGATGCGCTACCAGCATTCGTGGAAAGACGTGCCCGCGTTCACCATTCCCCGCGATCGCCAAGACAACCTAGAAGCAACCATTCGGCGATCGCTGGAGGTGGGCATTCATCACATCGAAACCGCTCGGGGCTATGGCACTTCAGAAATCCAGCTTGGACGCATTCTGCCCACGTTTCCGCGCCAGGATTTAATCGTACAAACCAAGGTATCGCCCACCAAGGATCCCAAGGAGTTTCGCCGCACCGTGGAAACGTCGTTGGCCAACCTCAAGCTCGATCATGTAGATCTGCTGGGCCTGCATGGCATTAATACCGCCGAGTTGTTAGACCACAGCATTCGTCCTGGCGGCTGCCTAGAGGTCGCCCAGCAGCTTCAGCGCGAGGGCAAGGTACGCTTCATCGGTTTTTCAACCCATGCGCCCCTGCCGGTGATCCTCACGGCGATCGAGACCGGACAGTTTGACTATGTCAACCTGCATTGGTACTACATCAACCAGTTCAACTGGCCGGCCATTGAAGCCGCGACCCGCCACGATATGGGCGTTTTTATCATTAGCCCATCTAATAAAGGCGGCAACCTCTACAGTCCGCCCCAAAAGCTGGTGGATCTCTGCCAACCCCTGAGTCCAATGGTCTTCAACGATCTCTTCTGCCTCAACCATCCCCAAGTGCATACCCTCAGCATTGGCGCTGCCCGCCCAGGCGATTTTGATGAACACCTGAAAACCTTGGACTACCTGCACCGTGCCGATGAGGTGCTGCCCCCCATTCTGGAGCGATTGGAACAAGAAGCGATCGCTCAACTTGGAGAATCTTGGTACCGCACTTGGCACGAGGGGTTACCAGATCCAAGTGAAACCCCCGGGGGCATCAATATTCCCGTGATCCTTTGGCTGCGCAACCTAGCGATCGCCTACGACATGGTGGAGTATGGGCAAATGCGCTATAACCTCCTAGGCAACGGCGGGCATTGGTTTCCCGGAGCAAGAGCGGAACAGGTTGATCGCTTGGACTTCCGGACATGCCTAGCCAACAGCCACCATGCCGATCGCATTCCTGACGCCCTCAAAGATGCCCATCGACGCTTGGGCGGCAAAACCGTCCAGCGGCTTTCCCAAAGTTAGAACCAGCGTTCAAGCTCTCGCTCCATGTCATTTTCCGATATACTACTGAACTTAATCCGCCGGGATGAAGCCAGGGCGATCGCTGGTCGTGAGTTCGATGACACTATGGCTCCAGTAGCCTCTAGAGTCGTAGGTGTAGAGTAGGCAATTTAGGGTGGGCAATGCCCACCTCCTAGAATGTCCAGTCCTAGCCCTAATCCTAATCTCTCCAGATTCTCTATCAGTAGTACCAACAGTAGTACCAAAATTATGATGAACGGTCTCGGTTCCTTGCGTCGGGGTGGGCGATCGCTCGCTCAGTTGATTGGATTATTCTGTCTGTGCCTGTTTCTCACCGTAAGCTGCGGAGGCGGTTCCTCCACCGATTCTGCCGCCACTGACAGCAGCGCTAACGGACGCCTCACCCTAGGCACAACCCTCACAGTACGCACGGTGGATCCAGCCGATACCTACGAAATTTTTCCCGGCATCTTGCTTTATAACTTGGGCGATCGCCTTTATGCCTACGAGCCAGGCACCACCGACCTCGTGCCCCAACTGGCTACCGAGATGCCCCAAATTAGCGACGATGGGCTCACCTACACCATTCCCCTGCGCGACGACGTCACCTTTCATGACGGCAGCCCCTTCAATGCCGAGGCCATGGTCTTTTCCATCCAGCGGTTTATGGAGAATGGCGGTCGCCCTGCCTACCTGTTGTCCGATAAAATTGCCTCTGTGGAAGCCAGCGGCGACTACGAGATCACCATTCAACTCTCGGCCCCCTTTGCCGGCTTTCCCTCCCTCCTAGCCTTCTCTGGCGTCACCCCTGTGCCCCCCAGCGCCTACGAGATTGGCCCCGGCTCCTTTCAGCCCACCTCCTTCATCGGCACCGGCCCCTACAAGCTCAGCCAGATAGGAGCCGACCTGGTGCGCCTTGATGTGAATGAAGACTACTGGGGCGAGGCACCGGCCAATAACGGGTTAGACATTCAGATTTTCTCCAGCCCTGCCAACTTATTCAACGCCTTTAGAACCAACACCGTTGATATTGCTTACCAAACCCTGGATCCTGATCAAATCAGCAGCTTGGTGCGCGAGGCAGAAACCAACAACTGGCAGGTGGAAGAGGCGGGCAGCACCGTGATCAACTATCTGGTGCTCAACCAAAAGATGGAGCCCTACGATAATCTGGATGTGAGAAAGGCGATCGCCTCCTTGATTGACCGGCCCCTGTTGAACGAACGGGTTTTCCAAGGGCAGGCAGAACCGCTCTACAGCATTTTGCCCACCAGCTTCTCGGAATATGAGCCCGTGTTTCAAGAGGCCTATGGCGATGGCGACGCTGAGAAAGCCAAAGCTTTTCTAGAATCCGCTGGATTTTCCGAAGCCAATCCCCTACCGCTAGAAATTTGGTACATTTCCACCTCCACCACCGACGGCTTGGCCGCCAGCACCCTAGAGGCATCCATTGAACAACAGGTGCCCGGTCTGGTGGACGTGACCCTCCAGGGCGTAGAATCTGCCACCGCATTTGAAAATCTCGGGGATGGCATCTATCCCACCTTTATCCTCAACTGGTACCCCGACTTCTACGACGTCGATACCTTCATTCATCCCTTCCTCCACTGTGATGAAGGTTCGCCAGAAACCGGCTGTACCTCAGGACAAACCCAGGCAGGCGGCTCGTTCTACTACAGCGATCGCGTCATTGACTTGGTCAATCAGCAGCGCCTAGAGTCGGATGTGGACGCTCGCCGGGCGATTATTGCCGAGCTACAGCAGAGCCTGATCGAGGATGTTCCCTATGTGCCGCTGTGGCAGAAAAAGGACTATGCCTTCAGCCAGCCTAGTGTGGATGGATTTTCCATTCAGCCCACACAACAGGTGCTATTCTGGCAACTTAGTAAGTCTTAGGAAGAGACAATGTCCCGCTCTAGCGCCCTACGGTACTACGTTCTATCTCGGTTGCTCTTAGCGCCCCTGATGCTGTGGACGGTGATCACCATTGTGTTTTTGCTGCTGCGGGTCAGCGGCAATCCCGTTGATGCCACCCTCGGCCCCCGTGCGCCAGAAAGCGCCAAGGAAGCACTGCGGATAGAGCTGGGCCTAGATGCGCCCCTGTGGCTGCAATATGTGCGATATCTGGGTGCTTTGCTCCAGCTTGATCTGGGCACTTCTATTGTCAATCGGGGGCAAACCGTTTGGCAGATCATCCGTGACTACTTTCCCGCCACGGTGGAGCTAACGCTGTTGAGTATGCTGGTGTCGGTGGTGGTCGGGGTGGCGATCGGATCCCTGGCCGCCTCCCGGCCCAACACGGCGGTCGATGCCGGGGGGCGGCTGTTTGGCATCATCACCTATGCTGTGCCCATGTACTGGTTTGGCATGGTGCTGCAGCTTGTGTTTGGCGTGTGGCTGGGCTGGTTTCCTACCAGCTTGCGCTACACCCCCGGTCTTAGCCCTGCCCCTGGCTTCACGGGGCTTTACGTCATCGATAGTTTAGTCCAAGGACGATTTGACCAACTGGGCATCGCCCTGCATCACCTAGCCCTGCCTAGTTTGACCCTAGGAATCTTACTCAGCGGCATTTTTGAACGCATGGTGCGGATTAACCTCAAGCAAACCCTGCGGTCAGACTACGTGGAAGCGGCGCGGGCCAGGGGCATTCCCGAATATCGGGTTGTGCTCATCCATGCCCTGCGCAATGCCTTAATTCCAGTGGTCACGGTCTTGGGGCTAACCATTGCCTCCCTCCTCGGGGGAGCCATTCTCACCGAAGCCACCTTTTCCTGGCCAGGACTAGCCTTCCGGTTATACGAGGCGATCCGGATGCGCGATTACCCGGTTGTACAAGGAATCATGGTATTTTTTGGAGCCATTGTAGCGATCGCCAGCATTGCGATTGATATTCTCAACGCCTACATCGATCCACGCATCCGCTATTAGCGATCGCTTCCTCCATGCATCAGGATTGTTTTCCTTGATGGCTATCTGATCCCACTGCCGGAAATCAGAGCTATCCTATGGGAGATGTTGGGTGACTACCCAGTTGTATTATCAGCCCTAAACTTTTTTGGGACACCGGGATGTCGATCATGAAAAAACTGCCATTGCCTTCAGCACTGTCAACCGGTTGGTTTGCAGGGGCGATCGCCCTGACCTTATTCGGGGCCAGTTGTGCATCCGAGACTCCCACGGCTAGCGAAAGCGCGGTGCCCGTTCCCCCTGCGCCCACCGAACTGCCCCTGCAAGAGGATGATATGGATCCCCTGCCGACACCAGGCGTTACGGATCCTGACCTAGTTGACAGCGAAGCGGCGGCCAACGCGCCCCTGCCCGTGCCCACCCTGATTCCTCCCACAACCTCCGCTGGGCAAGTCGCCCGCATCCAATCAGGACGCAGCAATCCCTTTGCCCCCCTAGAACCCCATAGCGTTGTAATTAGCCGGCCAGCGTCCCCCACCCCAACGGCACAGCCCGCCACAGTCGCCGCCACCCTGCCCACTCCCCAAACCATTAGCACCGTACCTGTGGATCCTACGCCCATGCCTGTGGTGCAGCCCGGCGAGCCAACTCTCAGTGATGCGATCGCTGCTGCTCCCGGCACCTCGGTAGCGCCCACCACGCCATCGGCTCGCCTTGCTGACCTGATCGAGATTACCGGCGTCGTGGAAGTGGGCGGCCAGGTGAGTATTATTCTGCGAGCGCCCAATGAACATACGAGTCGCTATGTACGGGTAGGAGACTATTTGGCCAACGGTCAAGTCTTGGTCAAGCGGGTGGATATGCAAGCTGGGGGTGAGCCTCTGGTAATTTTGGAGCAGGATGGTGTTGAAGTGCCCCGTTATGTAGGTAGTGGTGCTGCCTAGTTCTCTGAGACGGACGTAACCCGCCTAGTTGCTAAGGCGGGAAGCCTTGCGCATCTTGGAAGTCCTTTTCGTTTTTCTGTCTTCGTTCGTCTGTCTTGCGGTCTTGGATCGTGTCAGCGCTCTGTTACCAAGAATGAATAAGTCCGGCAGAAACTAGGGCGATCGCGATAAGCTTTTGACTATGAGCAACTGATCCTCAACGGGTTCTCAATGGCGAGGGCGAGGTCTCTTGCTGTACCATGGTCAGCGTTCCTGTGATTTCTTCATCATCCTTGCGAGATGCGCCTATGACGGAGTCTAGCCCCAACCGCATCAACCCCTTTGCGGCCGCCCAGCGGGCCCACAAGCTGCCCTATAGCCTTACCGATCAAGGCAGCTATCTATGTCCGGCCTGTCGCCATGGGCAAGTTCAGCAAATGGTGTTGATGGACACCTTTGCCTGCAATTTTTGCCGTCATATTTTCACCGCCAATCTTGCCGAGCAGACCCTACACATTGCAGATAGCTCCCAGCCTATGGCTTGGAAATGGAGCGGTCGGCGCTGGCAGTCCATCTATCCCCAAGGGGCTACCCTCAGCCCCATCGTGTGGATTATCGGACTGATCGTTGTCATCATGCCTTCGTCCCTTATCTGGCTGTCGTCCTATATTTTTCCGCCCCTATCCGGCAGTCGCTGGTCTTGGTTTCCCATCCTGTGGGCAGGAATGACCCTAGCGTTTCACTTAATGATGGTGGGATGGCTGGTTGCCGAATACTATCAGCTACCGCTGTATGTATCCAGCAAAATTAAGCTGCGCCAGGCGGGTGAATTTCTCACCCGAATGCATCTCTAGGCTGCATCTCTAACGAGCTTTTACTGCAGCACTTCTTCCAGTTTGTGTTGCTCCCATAGTTTCAGATACAGACCACCCTGCTGTAGCAATTCAGTATGGGTACCGGATTGCAGGATAGTCCCCCGATCCATCACCAAGATGCGATCGGCTAGGGCTGCCGCTGACATTTGATGAGAGATAAAGATAACCGTCTTGCGCCGAGTCCCTTCAGATAGGTTTTGCAGGATTTGAGTGGCGGTTTGGTTATCTACGCTAGAAAGGGAGTCATCTAAAATCAAAATTGGCGCATCGACCAACAGGGCACGGGCTAGGGCTGTACGCTGACGCTGCCCTCCAGATAGGGTAATACCTCGCTCACCCACCAACGTCTTGTATTGCTGAGGAAAGTTCAAAATCTCGGGATGGATTTGCGCTGTTTTCGCCGCATACTCAACGTCCATCGCTTCACTCAGCGGATCGCCGTAGCGGATATTGTTGGTGATGCTGGTGCTAAATAGAAAACTATCTTGGGGAACGTAGGCGATCGCTCTCCGTAGATCAGCGAGCTGCAGATGGGTAATATCCTGACCATCCAGAAAAAGCTGACCGTCGGGAATATCCAACAGCCGAGGTAAGGCGCTGGCCAAGGTGGACTTACCTGAGCCAATCGGCCCGACGATCGCCACGGTTTCACCTGGCTCAATCACAAAATTGACGTCCTGCAGGGCTGGCACCAGCGTATCGGGATAGGCATAGCTGAGGTGTCGAGCTTCAATTCGCCCCTGCACATGGTTGACATCAAGGGCGATCGCCCCTGGTTCGGTATAGATCTTGGGCGTTGAGGTGAGGATATATTCAACGCGATCGATACTCACCTCTCCCCGCTGATAGGCCGTAATGGTGAAGCCTAGAATAGCGGTGGGGAAAACAAGCCGCTCAACGTAGAGCAGAAGAGCAATGAAGTCACCAATGCTGAGCAACCCACTCTGAATTGCTCCCGACCCTGCCCAAAGCACCATCAACAGGCTAATACTCGCCAATCCTCCCAGCATGGGGAATAAAATATTGCGGGTTTTCGCCAGCTTTAAGTTGGCACCCAGTAGCCGCTGGTTGAGCTGATGAAAGGCTCGGCGTTCATTGTCTTCTTGCCCATAGATCTTAATCAGGGCCATGCCGTTCATGTCTTCCTGAATGAGCTCACTGATCCGTGACGTTTCTTCTTGAACATCCCGCTGTTCATCCCGCAGGCGATCGCTAAATAAATGCACGATCAAAAACAGGATGGGATAAACCGCGATCGCCAAGAGCGTAATTCTCCAGCTAATCGCCAGCATAAACGGTAGCGTGAGCGCAT
The Leptolyngbya sp. CCY15150 DNA segment above includes these coding regions:
- a CDS encoding ABC transporter ATP-binding protein: MATSKLRQLGAYLHPYWQKSALGVGALFIVNAIGAYIPQLIKNGIDELQVTFSFDRVVFYAVLTLVLATFMWGVRMVSRITLFGVGRQVEFDLKQRIFNHLLTLEPSYFSRNPAGDLISRSTSDVDNIRRLVGFAVLSLANTVFAYALTLPFMLAISWRITLLAIAVYPILFLIVHLFSDRLRDEQRDVQEETSRISELIQEDMNGMALIKIYGQEDNERRAFHQLNQRLLGANLKLAKTRNILFPMLGGLASISLLMVLWAGSGAIQSGLLSIGDFIALLLYVERLVFPTAILGFTITAYQRGEVSIDRVEYILTSTPKIYTEPGAIALDVNHVQGRIEARHLSYAYPDTLVPALQDVNFVIEPGETVAIVGPIGSGKSTLASALPRLLDIPDGQLFLDGQDITHLQLADLRRAIAYVPQDSFLFSTSITNNIRYGDPLSEAMDVEYAAKTAQIHPEILNFPQQYKTLVGERGITLSGGQRQRTALARALLVDAPILILDDSLSSVDNQTATQILQNLSEGTRRKTVIFISHQMSAAALADRILVMDRGTILQSGTHTELLQQGGLYLKLWEQHKLEEVLQ
- a CDS encoding aldo/keto reductase; amino-acid sequence: MQYRRFGRTNLQIPVFSCGGMRYQHSWKDVPAFTIPRDRQDNLEATIRRSLEVGIHHIETARGYGTSEIQLGRILPTFPRQDLIVQTKVSPTKDPKEFRRTVETSLANLKLDHVDLLGLHGINTAELLDHSIRPGGCLEVAQQLQREGKVRFIGFSTHAPLPVILTAIETGQFDYVNLHWYYINQFNWPAIEAATRHDMGVFIISPSNKGGNLYSPPQKLVDLCQPLSPMVFNDLFCLNHPQVHTLSIGAARPGDFDEHLKTLDYLHRADEVLPPILERLEQEAIAQLGESWYRTWHEGLPDPSETPGGINIPVILWLRNLAIAYDMVEYGQMRYNLLGNGGHWFPGARAEQVDRLDFRTCLANSHHADRIPDALKDAHRRLGGKTVQRLSQS
- a CDS encoding ABC transporter permease, with translation MSRSSALRYYVLSRLLLAPLMLWTVITIVFLLLRVSGNPVDATLGPRAPESAKEALRIELGLDAPLWLQYVRYLGALLQLDLGTSIVNRGQTVWQIIRDYFPATVELTLLSMLVSVVVGVAIGSLAASRPNTAVDAGGRLFGIITYAVPMYWFGMVLQLVFGVWLGWFPTSLRYTPGLSPAPGFTGLYVIDSLVQGRFDQLGIALHHLALPSLTLGILLSGIFERMVRINLKQTLRSDYVEAARARGIPEYRVVLIHALRNALIPVVTVLGLTIASLLGGAILTEATFSWPGLAFRLYEAIRMRDYPVVQGIMVFFGAIVAIASIAIDILNAYIDPRIRY
- a CDS encoding ABC transporter substrate-binding protein: MMNGLGSLRRGGRSLAQLIGLFCLCLFLTVSCGGGSSTDSAATDSSANGRLTLGTTLTVRTVDPADTYEIFPGILLYNLGDRLYAYEPGTTDLVPQLATEMPQISDDGLTYTIPLRDDVTFHDGSPFNAEAMVFSIQRFMENGGRPAYLLSDKIASVEASGDYEITIQLSAPFAGFPSLLAFSGVTPVPPSAYEIGPGSFQPTSFIGTGPYKLSQIGADLVRLDVNEDYWGEAPANNGLDIQIFSSPANLFNAFRTNTVDIAYQTLDPDQISSLVREAETNNWQVEEAGSTVINYLVLNQKMEPYDNLDVRKAIASLIDRPLLNERVFQGQAEPLYSILPTSFSEYEPVFQEAYGDGDAEKAKAFLESAGFSEANPLPLEIWYISTSTTDGLAASTLEASIEQQVPGLVDVTLQGVESATAFENLGDGIYPTFILNWYPDFYDVDTFIHPFLHCDEGSPETGCTSGQTQAGGSFYYSDRVIDLVNQQRLESDVDARRAIIAELQQSLIEDVPYVPLWQKKDYAFSQPSVDGFSIQPTQQVLFWQLSKS